One region of Deltaproteobacteria bacterium CG11_big_fil_rev_8_21_14_0_20_42_23 genomic DNA includes:
- a CDS encoding addiction module antitoxin RelB, with amino-acid sequence MIEIRKTETFALWLDGLKDIQARARVLTRIERMAAGNPGDVKAVAQGISEMRIHYGPGYRIYFTKRGNEIVILLAGGSKRSQAKDIKTALSLALNL; translated from the coding sequence GTGATTGAAATTCGTAAGACTGAAACATTTGCACTGTGGTTGGATGGTTTGAAAGATATTCAAGCACGCGCGCGGGTTTTGACACGAATTGAGCGTATGGCAGCAGGCAATCCTGGAGATGTCAAAGCTGTCGCTCAAGGAATATCAGAAATGCGAATTCACTATGGCCCTGGATACCGGATTTATTTTACCAAACGGGGCAATGAAATTGTGATTTTGTTGGCAGGCGGTTCGAAACGGTCGCAAGCAAAAGATATTAAAACCGCTCTAAGTCTTGCGCTCAATTTGTAG
- a CDS encoding putative addiction module antidote protein: MKKKKTKTTRYDVAEHLRTPEEMAAYLEACLEESDVDATLVAKALGDIASAKGMTQIAHDTGLSRESLYKALSGERNPTFDTILKVIQALGLKLHAETAR; the protein is encoded by the coding sequence ATGAAAAAGAAAAAAACAAAAACAACGCGTTATGATGTGGCAGAGCATCTTCGTACGCCCGAAGAAATGGCGGCCTATCTTGAAGCCTGTCTTGAAGAGAGCGATGTGGATGCAACACTCGTGGCCAAAGCCCTAGGTGACATTGCCAGCGCAAAGGGAATGACTCAGATTGCACACGATACAGGACTGTCACGAGAAAGTCTTTACAAGGCTCTCTCCGGCGAACGCAACCCGACGTTCGATACGATTTTGAAAGTTATACAGGCATTGGGCCTCAAGCTGCATGCTGAAACAGCGAGGTAA